Proteins co-encoded in one Stomoxys calcitrans chromosome 5, idStoCalc2.1, whole genome shotgun sequence genomic window:
- the LOC106083151 gene encoding alpha-tocopherol transfer protein-like isoform X1, translating to MAQIKPLPEQLQKIAIEELKEIPSRLPEDLQALRTWIEQQPHLKARTNDQFLIQFLRGCKYSLERAKEKIDLYFTLKTKYPQIFGLSDLNEEKFKHCFNLGCFTFLPRPLHDNGPRIVIIQINYSTAEASIEDIFYVTCPMYELALLNDPYAGIQGLVYVFDMGKMSFGHLLQASPNFFKQSVLYMEKSMPLRIRGIYFINAPVFAQHFFKLLLPLLSEKLRNRVHILGSDITELIKHIPQVFLPEDMGGQNGQCSELTRNHYKMLQSYRDYFKENSQYGTDESLRPDKPLSLDDHFGVGGSFTILAVD from the exons ATGGCGCAAATTAAACCATTGCCAGAACAACTACAGAAAATTGCAATAGAGGAGTTAAAGGAGATTCCCTCACGACTGCCTGAAGATTTGCAGGCCCTCAGGACATGGATAGAACAGCAACCCCATTTGAAAGCACGCACCAATGATCAGTTCCTTATACAGTTTTTGAGAGGATGCAAATACAGTTTGGAAAGGGCCAAGGAAAAAATTGATTTGtattttaccctcaaaacaaaatacccccaaatattCGGTTTAAGTGACTTgaatgaagaaaaatttaagcatTGCTTCAATTTGGG CTGCTTTACATTTCTCCCAAGACCCCTGCATGATAATGGTCCCCGAATAGTGATCATACAAATTAACTACAGCACCGCGGAAGCcagcatagaagacattttcTATGTCACCTGTCCCATGTACGAGTTGGCTTTGCTCAATGATCCATATGCCGGCATACAAGGGCTAGTCTACGTTTTTGACATGGGCAAAATGAGTTTCGGCCACTTACTTCAGGCCTCTCCCAACTTTTTTAAGCAATCCGTTTTGTATATGGAAAAGTCCATGCCTCTCCGTATTCGAggcatttattttataaatgctCCAGTATTTgcacaacatttttttaaactgCTGCTACCTTTACTCTCGGAAAAACTGCGCAATAGG GTTCATATTTTGGGTAGTGATATTACCGAATTGATAAAACATATACCACAAGTGTTCCTGCCTGAAGACATGGGTGGTCAAAATGGTCAATGTTCTGAATTAACAAGGAATCATTACAAAATGCTTCAATCGTATAGGgattatttcaaagaaaattcccAATATGGTACGGATGAAAGTTTACGTCCTGATAAACCCCTCAGTTTGGATGATCATTTTGGAGTAGGTGGTTCATTTACAATATTAGCAGTAGATTAA
- the LOC106083151 gene encoding clavesin-2 isoform X3, producing the protein MAQIKPLPEQLQKIAIEELKEIPSRLPEDLQALRTWIEQQPHLKARTNDQFLIQFLRGCKYSLERAKEKIDLYFTLKTKYPQIFGLSDLNEEKFKHCFNLGCFTFLPRPLHDNGPRIVIIQINYSTAEASIEDIFYVTCPMYELALLNDPYAGIQGLVYVFDMGKMSFGHLLQASPNFFKQSVLYMEKSMPLRIRGIYFINAPVFAQHFFKLLLPLLSEKLRNRL; encoded by the exons ATGGCGCAAATTAAACCATTGCCAGAACAACTACAGAAAATTGCAATAGAGGAGTTAAAGGAGATTCCCTCACGACTGCCTGAAGATTTGCAGGCCCTCAGGACATGGATAGAACAGCAACCCCATTTGAAAGCACGCACCAATGATCAGTTCCTTATACAGTTTTTGAGAGGATGCAAATACAGTTTGGAAAGGGCCAAGGAAAAAATTGATTTGtattttaccctcaaaacaaaatacccccaaatattCGGTTTAAGTGACTTgaatgaagaaaaatttaagcatTGCTTCAATTTGGG CTGCTTTACATTTCTCCCAAGACCCCTGCATGATAATGGTCCCCGAATAGTGATCATACAAATTAACTACAGCACCGCGGAAGCcagcatagaagacattttcTATGTCACCTGTCCCATGTACGAGTTGGCTTTGCTCAATGATCCATATGCCGGCATACAAGGGCTAGTCTACGTTTTTGACATGGGCAAAATGAGTTTCGGCCACTTACTTCAGGCCTCTCCCAACTTTTTTAAGCAATCCGTTTTGTATATGGAAAAGTCCATGCCTCTCCGTATTCGAggcatttattttataaatgctCCAGTATTTgcacaacatttttttaaactgCTGCTACCTTTACTCTCGGAAAAACTGCGCAATAGG